The proteins below are encoded in one region of Aquisphaera giovannonii:
- a CDS encoding DUF3467 domain-containing protein: MSEKETEHPAQPQGQTTEVVVDDSSTLPSYSNFCRVTATPEEVILDFGLNPQPFATGRQDVKANQRIVMNFYTAKRLLTALGMTIQRHEGTFGSIELDVRRRATGAPQQPTAYPQPPRPGAHNVVE; the protein is encoded by the coding sequence ATGAGCGAAAAAGAGACCGAACATCCCGCCCAGCCCCAGGGCCAGACGACCGAAGTGGTCGTGGACGACTCGAGCACGCTCCCGTCCTACTCCAACTTCTGCCGCGTGACCGCGACGCCCGAGGAGGTCATCCTCGACTTCGGGCTCAACCCCCAGCCGTTCGCGACCGGCCGCCAGGACGTGAAGGCGAACCAGCGGATCGTCATGAATTTCTACACGGCGAAGCGGCTCCTCACCGCGCTGGGCATGACGATCCAGCGTCACGAGGGGACCTTCGGCTCGATCGAGCTCGACGTGCGGCGGCGGGCCACCGGCGCCCCCCAGCAGCCGACCGCCTATCCCCAGCCCCCCCGGCCCGGGGCGCACAACGTCGTCGAGTGA
- a CDS encoding EamA family transporter, giving the protein MLAAWSLARGAARPTRGQWLRAALAGVLMLVSGNGCVTWAEQYVPSGIAALLVASEPCWLVLVAWGFFGGRRPGLRTALGLATGLLGVALLVSPEGATRAG; this is encoded by the coding sequence ATCCTCGCCGCCTGGTCGCTCGCGCGCGGGGCGGCCCGGCCGACTCGAGGTCAGTGGCTCCGCGCCGCCCTCGCCGGCGTCCTGATGCTCGTCTCGGGGAACGGTTGCGTGACCTGGGCGGAGCAGTACGTCCCCTCGGGCATCGCCGCGCTGCTGGTCGCCTCGGAGCCGTGCTGGCTGGTGCTCGTCGCCTGGGGCTTCTTCGGCGGCCGACGCCCCGGCCTGCGGACCGCCCTGGGGCTCGCGACCGGCCTCCTGGGAGTCGCCCTGCTCGTCTCGCCGGAGGGGGCGACGCGGGCGGGATGA
- a CDS encoding ligand-gated ion channel, giving the protein MAVSFRMGIAWACLALTLPASGAGEDTPDKPPIHEGIRWPGEDGKKIAVTVGITIIDFARISPAEEAFEMAGYLDLSWTDPTLAGGRERAVRGRRRFRRASPELEFVNAAEQVQRARRRPLRRRRRVVVQRVRFSHKMYLIPVRPPDAQDRRLALRPLRRGHRPRVRPRATGKLPGASVPDWAIAGVDARVESPPGGGRPTSSSSSRSRCRAAIRSISGGSSCRSPCSRPRPGPSSGWTRTPRPAKFGTAVTVLVSLVAFSYTIDFSLPKVPYLTFADTFSLTAFLYVLSVIFAVTAIHFIHRTRGAEPAERLQALARRAFPASFVAVILIQAAVSLR; this is encoded by the coding sequence ATGGCCGTATCTTTCCGAATGGGGATCGCCTGGGCCTGCCTGGCGTTGACACTCCCCGCGTCTGGGGCGGGCGAAGACACGCCCGACAAGCCGCCGATCCACGAGGGCATCCGCTGGCCGGGGGAGGATGGCAAGAAGATCGCCGTGACGGTCGGCATCACGATCATCGACTTCGCCCGGATCAGCCCGGCCGAGGAGGCGTTCGAGATGGCCGGCTACCTGGACCTCTCGTGGACCGACCCGACACTCGCCGGCGGTCGGGAGCGGGCCGTCCGGGGCCGTCGGCGGTTCCGCCGGGCGTCGCCGGAGCTCGAGTTCGTGAACGCGGCCGAGCAGGTCCAGCGAGCGCGACGGCGACCTCTACGTCGACGCCGACGGGTCGTCGTGCAGCGCGTCCGGTTCAGCCACAAAATGTACCTGATTCCCGTTCGACCGCCAGACGCTCAGGATCGTCGTCTCGCCCTTCGACCCCTTCGCCGGGGACATCGACCTCGTGTGCGACCGCGGGCGACGGGCAAGCTCCCCGGCGCCTCGGTCCCGGATTGGGCGATCGCCGGCGTCGACGCCCGGGTCGAGTCGCCCCCAGGCGGCGGCCGGCCGACCAGCAGTTCGTCTTCGAGGTCCAGGTGTCGCGCCGCTATACGTTCTATCTCTGGCGGGTCTTCCTGCCGCTCGCCCTGCTCGCGGCCGCGTCCTGGTCCGTCTTCTGGGTGGACGAGGACGCCGCGCCCGGCGAAGTTCGGCACGGCGGTGACCGTGCTGGTGTCCCTCGTGGCCTTCAGCTACACGATCGACTTCTCGCTCCCCAAGGTGCCCTACCTGACGTTCGCGGACACGTTCTCGCTGACGGCGTTCCTCTACGTCCTCTCGGTGATCTTCGCCGTGACCGCGATCCATTTCATCCACAGGACGCGGGGGGCCGAGCCGGCCGAACGGCTCCAGGCCCTGGCCCGCCGCGCCTTCCCCGCGAGCTTCGTGGCGGTCATCCTGATCCAGGCCGCCGTCTCGCTCCGGTGA
- a CDS encoding site-2 protease family protein, whose amino-acid sequence MSAAPSQAPVMPYGQAAEHLCVRLRPDLVVQPQFYEGMTHYVVKDPLALKYFRFKLEEYFLLQQFDGKQNLQDVKKAFEKKYRPQTISIEDLTRFVAQLHEAGIVQIDSPDQAKVLIRRRRKNQWRKFWAFFANILFVKIPVIDPERLLTGMYPYFRWLFTPYFVTASCGLMLAAITLVISQWDLFYGKLPEFQSFFNWWTIFSFWCSLAVVKIIHEFGHGLTAKHFGGEVHEMGMLFLVLTPALYCDVTDSWLLPNKWHRIWISAAGIYVELFLASIATFVWFYSEPGLFNSLAMATMFICSVNTVLFNANPLLRYDGYYVLADWLEIPNLRIKSTQFFSYLIQEKVLGLEVPVQSYLPRSRRWLFVTYAVASYLYRWVVTFSIIYFLSQVLKPYKLQSISYLLAAGSIVPLAGMPIYQMVKFIRTPGRLRKVKKARAAGFAVAAVAIVAAILLIPTPLRIQGTLVLTAAKPEEIYCESEGRLVELLVRDGDEVKEGQVIARLENRDKVKELIQRQGDYAINFAKSNFYNQSFELEHRQLMRQYLRAAEELEPVIAKINEQIGKLTLIAGRDGQVMGLPHPETVGQWLKPGKPFCEVGDPKKLEAHLIIDQSDIDLIRLGRRAWVKVYGRAETTYLSEVSQIAKRSNDEIPQELSHMAGGEIAGKADPKTGQIKPQTAVYEVIIPVANPDLTLQPKLRGFAKIDGGTYTFGWWLWRLINKTFNFTI is encoded by the coding sequence ATGAGCGCCGCACCGTCACAGGCCCCCGTCATGCCCTACGGGCAGGCCGCCGAGCACCTCTGCGTCAGGCTCCGCCCGGACCTGGTGGTCCAGCCCCAGTTCTACGAGGGGATGACCCACTACGTGGTCAAGGACCCGCTGGCGCTGAAGTACTTCCGGTTCAAGCTCGAGGAGTACTTCCTGCTCCAGCAGTTCGACGGCAAGCAGAACCTCCAGGACGTCAAGAAGGCGTTCGAGAAGAAGTACCGGCCGCAGACGATCTCCATCGAGGACCTCACGCGGTTCGTCGCCCAGCTCCACGAGGCGGGCATCGTCCAGATCGACAGCCCGGACCAGGCCAAGGTCCTCATCCGCCGCCGCCGGAAGAACCAGTGGCGGAAGTTCTGGGCCTTCTTCGCCAACATCCTGTTCGTGAAGATCCCGGTCATCGACCCCGAGCGGCTGCTCACGGGGATGTACCCCTACTTCCGATGGCTCTTCACGCCCTACTTCGTCACCGCGAGCTGCGGCCTGATGCTGGCGGCGATCACCCTGGTGATCAGCCAGTGGGACCTCTTCTACGGCAAGCTGCCGGAGTTCCAGAGCTTCTTCAACTGGTGGACGATCTTCAGCTTCTGGTGCAGCCTGGCGGTCGTGAAGATCATCCACGAGTTCGGCCACGGCCTCACCGCCAAGCACTTCGGCGGCGAGGTCCACGAGATGGGCATGCTCTTCCTCGTGCTCACGCCCGCGCTCTACTGCGACGTGACCGATAGCTGGCTGCTGCCCAACAAGTGGCACCGCATCTGGATCTCGGCGGCGGGCATCTACGTCGAGCTCTTCCTCGCGAGCATCGCCACGTTCGTCTGGTTCTACAGCGAGCCCGGCCTGTTCAACAGCCTGGCCATGGCGACCATGTTCATCTGCTCGGTGAACACGGTGCTGTTCAACGCCAATCCCCTGCTCCGCTACGACGGCTACTACGTCCTGGCGGACTGGCTGGAGATCCCCAACCTCCGCATCAAGAGCACGCAGTTCTTCTCCTACCTGATCCAGGAGAAGGTGCTCGGGCTGGAGGTCCCGGTGCAGAGCTACCTGCCGCGGTCGCGCCGGTGGCTGTTCGTGACCTACGCCGTCGCCAGCTACCTGTACCGATGGGTCGTCACCTTCAGCATCATCTACTTCCTGTCCCAGGTCCTCAAGCCGTACAAGCTCCAGTCCATCAGCTACCTGCTGGCCGCCGGCTCGATCGTGCCGCTCGCCGGCATGCCCATCTACCAAATGGTCAAGTTCATCCGCACTCCCGGGAGGCTGCGCAAAGTGAAGAAAGCACGAGCGGCGGGCTTCGCGGTGGCGGCCGTCGCCATCGTGGCCGCCATCCTTCTGATCCCGACGCCCCTGCGGATCCAGGGGACGCTGGTGTTGACGGCCGCCAAGCCCGAGGAGATCTACTGCGAGAGCGAGGGCCGCCTCGTCGAGCTGCTCGTCCGCGACGGGGATGAAGTCAAGGAAGGGCAGGTCATCGCCCGGCTCGAGAACCGCGACAAGGTGAAGGAGCTCATCCAGCGCCAGGGCGACTACGCCATCAACTTCGCCAAGTCCAACTTCTACAACCAGAGCTTCGAGCTGGAGCACCGCCAGCTCATGCGGCAGTACCTGCGGGCCGCCGAGGAGCTCGAGCCGGTGATCGCCAAGATCAACGAGCAGATCGGCAAGCTGACCCTGATCGCCGGCCGCGACGGCCAGGTGATGGGCCTGCCCCACCCCGAGACCGTCGGCCAGTGGCTCAAGCCCGGCAAGCCGTTCTGCGAGGTCGGCGACCCGAAGAAGCTCGAGGCGCACCTGATCATCGACCAGTCGGACATCGACCTCATCCGCCTGGGCCGCCGGGCCTGGGTGAAGGTCTACGGCCGCGCCGAGACGACCTACCTGAGCGAGGTCTCCCAGATCGCCAAGCGGTCCAACGACGAGATCCCCCAGGAGCTCTCCCACATGGCGGGGGGCGAGATCGCCGGCAAGGCCGACCCCAAGACGGGCCAGATCAAGCCCCAGACCGCCGTCTACGAGGTCATCATCCCGGTCGCCAACCCCGACCTGACGCTCCAGCCCAAGCTCCGCGGCTTCGCCAAGATCGACGGCGGGACCTACACCTTCGGCTGGTGGCTCTGGCGGCTCATCAACAAGACGTTCAACTTCACCATCTGA
- a CDS encoding efflux RND transporter periplasmic adaptor subunit — MKLMKTAGAVAIGLASTLSVASLAQDGPAAASALVLDELGTVDWIEKSSVAALREGVVEKMELRLGDTALAGKPIGYLHRETAELTVKKSQVQANMTGAIEKGKASSEAAIGKVARDQRLIKLKGPGMVSEEDRAIHEAEFKVAEAQVKEAVEAQAVAKAELDMAIQALKEHTIVAPFDGIVIKRMKNPGESVRANEAVVELGKLSRLSVNGYVPLKESFKVKEGQVVEIRARVDSPGGGREDIEGLTFRGKVTFVDPQVQALGELKRRIRAEFDNPDFKLIPGLKVQMTIFLNGDIAARIPEPNTR, encoded by the coding sequence ATGAAGCTCATGAAGACCGCCGGAGCCGTGGCGATCGGCCTGGCCTCCACCCTCTCCGTCGCCTCGCTCGCCCAGGACGGCCCGGCCGCGGCCTCGGCCCTGGTCCTGGACGAGCTGGGGACGGTGGACTGGATCGAGAAGTCCTCCGTCGCGGCGCTCCGCGAGGGCGTCGTCGAGAAGATGGAGCTCCGCCTCGGCGACACGGCGCTGGCGGGCAAGCCGATCGGCTACCTGCACCGCGAGACGGCGGAGCTGACGGTGAAGAAGAGCCAGGTCCAGGCGAACATGACCGGCGCCATCGAGAAGGGCAAGGCGTCCTCCGAGGCCGCCATCGGCAAGGTCGCCCGCGACCAGCGGCTGATCAAGCTGAAGGGCCCCGGCATGGTCTCCGAGGAGGACCGCGCCATCCACGAGGCCGAGTTCAAGGTGGCCGAGGCCCAGGTCAAGGAGGCCGTGGAGGCCCAGGCCGTCGCCAAGGCCGAGCTCGACATGGCGATCCAGGCCCTCAAGGAGCACACGATCGTCGCCCCGTTCGACGGGATCGTCATCAAGCGGATGAAGAACCCCGGCGAGAGCGTGCGGGCGAACGAGGCGGTGGTCGAGCTGGGCAAGCTCTCCCGCCTCTCCGTCAACGGCTACGTCCCCCTGAAGGAGTCGTTCAAGGTCAAGGAGGGGCAGGTCGTGGAGATCCGCGCCCGGGTCGACTCGCCCGGGGGCGGCCGTGAGGACATCGAGGGCCTCACCTTCCGCGGCAAGGTCACCTTCGTCGATCCCCAGGTCCAGGCCCTCGGCGAGCTGAAGCGCCGGATCCGGGCCGAGTTCGACAACCCCGACTTCAAGCTGATCCCCGGCCTGAAGGTCCAGATGACCATCTTCCTGAACGGCGACATCGCCGCGCGGATCCCGGAGCCCAACACCCGGTGA
- a CDS encoding DUF4279 domain-containing protein, with the protein MTDDEYPTCARTYATLRVYPGDIDPAAITDRLGIEPSSWQRRDEAARRAGGPPRLATVNGWFLESRGRVDSRDSRRHIDWLLDQLAPRAEAIRSLQERGCRMDISCYWLSRSGHGGPIIPPTQMRRLAELNIELGFDFYGPYEEDVRMGTPVAPVQGT; encoded by the coding sequence ATGACCGACGACGAGTATCCGACGTGCGCCAGGACTTATGCGACGCTCCGCGTCTACCCGGGTGACATCGACCCGGCCGCCATCACCGATCGCCTCGGGATCGAACCCTCGAGCTGGCAACGCCGCGATGAAGCGGCTCGGCGGGCCGGCGGGCCTCCGAGGCTCGCGACCGTCAACGGCTGGTTCCTCGAGTCGCGGGGGCGGGTCGACTCGCGGGATTCACGCCGCCACATCGATTGGCTCCTCGACCAACTGGCGCCGAGGGCGGAAGCCATTCGATCCCTCCAGGAGAGGGGTTGCCGCATGGATATCTCCTGCTACTGGCTATCACGGAGTGGCCACGGGGGCCCGATCATCCCGCCGACCCAGATGCGGAGGCTGGCCGAACTCAACATCGAGCTCGGGTTCGATTTCTACGGCCCGTACGAGGAGGATGTCCGGATGGGGACGCCGGTGGCGCCGGTGCAAGGGACGTAA
- a CDS encoding TadG family pilus assembly protein — translation MAPMMAVSLVALCGAIALAIDVGRIAVARLECQSAADVAAMAGARTLNGIMPQDLDAATANAQAAAARFSIMGQPLTSGDVAVQHGTYHYDGTKKAFAQSMTLQPGESYNLTQVSVRKSCPTTFARIFGRSAFSVSATATAAHRPRDVAIVLDYSGSMNNESDLWNCESYMSNGTSAPNNPYMTSNNPETVYPKFGHYSNEKNYSNYTNYANLLCPAADGSNALTGNAVIGKCNISVSALGVPAMVNDFYLNGRGYAASPAFSAVSDAALDGTNRAGGDAYLWKYGSTSVYAATLKDAYNSTTRNSGFEANGYKAIQGASLKGYVQGPRYWGKTFFIWPPDPTNDWRQNFFGTTNNTKLWSSSGAWNDPPGNYTINYKAILAWIKNTGPNPFPPQLRSGNILYYDQIPTDVPASAYTHTTLNTAITDANQRFWKEYIDYVIGSWRDPSGSIHSPGDAAMSYGPDYTFGTVKISSPPSGSDTRYMAYDDNPQRPRHRLWFGPMTMVQFMSDTGILPGTAHDISMYPMKIGIGQALQDIQNNHPNDLVSMILFNRPLYSGGASGTGAFNVAQYSLTNNMQPMINSLWIPPNSGASDVRPWDANGSQTPRAFGDWCSNTASSYGFMLAYNQFSNSPVLSTLDDGSYPGTGGGGRVGAQRLIIYETDGMANQGSTPSNGFYAGSYYDSYYRIQPGQPLASAGYNQTTLLQTIQNICNDNSGNPVTGTGITPFTPNQGYPGFGALGKPVTIHCLAFGGIFETPSSTLTSSVSLLQSISAVGGTVFPSSASDPTNGFKWCIGTLDQRKAKLVTAFQTIMNLRPVPITLIR, via the coding sequence GTGGCGCCGATGATGGCGGTCAGCCTGGTGGCCCTCTGCGGCGCCATCGCCCTGGCCATCGACGTGGGGCGGATCGCCGTGGCCCGGCTCGAGTGCCAGAGCGCCGCCGACGTCGCGGCCATGGCCGGGGCGAGGACCCTCAACGGGATCATGCCCCAGGACCTGGACGCGGCGACGGCGAACGCCCAGGCGGCGGCCGCCCGGTTCTCGATCATGGGGCAGCCGCTGACCTCCGGCGACGTCGCCGTCCAGCACGGGACGTACCACTACGACGGCACGAAGAAGGCCTTCGCCCAGTCCATGACCCTCCAGCCCGGCGAGAGCTACAACCTGACGCAGGTCTCGGTCCGCAAGTCGTGCCCGACCACGTTCGCCCGGATCTTCGGCCGCTCGGCATTCAGCGTCTCGGCCACGGCGACCGCCGCGCACCGGCCGCGCGACGTGGCCATCGTCCTGGACTACTCCGGGTCGATGAACAACGAGAGCGACCTCTGGAACTGCGAAAGCTACATGAGCAACGGCACGTCGGCGCCGAACAACCCCTACATGACGTCGAACAATCCGGAGACGGTCTACCCCAAATTCGGACACTACAGCAACGAGAAGAACTACTCGAACTACACCAACTACGCCAACCTTCTCTGCCCGGCGGCCGACGGCTCCAACGCCCTCACGGGCAACGCCGTGATCGGCAAGTGCAACATCTCGGTCTCGGCGCTCGGCGTGCCGGCGATGGTGAACGACTTCTACCTCAACGGCCGCGGCTACGCGGCCTCGCCGGCCTTCTCGGCGGTCAGCGACGCGGCGCTGGACGGCACCAACCGGGCCGGCGGCGACGCCTACCTGTGGAAGTACGGGTCCACGTCGGTCTACGCGGCCACGCTCAAGGACGCCTACAACAGCACGACCAGGAACTCGGGCTTCGAGGCCAACGGCTACAAGGCCATCCAGGGCGCGTCGCTGAAGGGCTACGTCCAGGGGCCGCGGTACTGGGGCAAGACGTTCTTCATCTGGCCGCCGGATCCGACCAACGACTGGCGGCAGAATTTCTTCGGCACCACCAACAACACGAAGCTCTGGAGCTCGTCGGGCGCCTGGAACGACCCGCCGGGCAACTACACGATCAACTACAAGGCGATCCTCGCCTGGATCAAGAACACCGGCCCCAACCCGTTCCCGCCCCAGCTCCGCTCCGGGAACATCCTCTACTACGACCAGATCCCGACCGACGTGCCGGCCTCGGCGTACACGCACACGACCCTGAACACGGCGATCACCGACGCGAACCAGCGGTTCTGGAAGGAATACATCGACTACGTAATCGGCTCCTGGCGGGATCCGTCCGGCAGCATCCATTCGCCTGGGGACGCGGCGATGAGCTACGGCCCCGATTACACCTTCGGGACCGTCAAGATCAGCTCGCCGCCGTCCGGCAGCGACACCCGCTACATGGCCTACGACGACAACCCCCAGCGGCCCAGGCACCGGCTCTGGTTCGGCCCGATGACCATGGTCCAGTTCATGTCGGACACGGGCATCCTGCCCGGGACGGCCCACGACATCTCCATGTACCCGATGAAGATCGGCATCGGCCAGGCGCTCCAGGACATCCAGAACAACCACCCCAACGACCTCGTCTCGATGATCCTGTTCAACCGCCCCCTCTACTCGGGGGGCGCCAGCGGGACGGGGGCGTTCAACGTCGCGCAGTACAGCCTGACGAACAACATGCAGCCGATGATCAACTCGCTCTGGATCCCGCCCAACAGCGGCGCCTCCGACGTCCGCCCCTGGGACGCCAACGGCTCCCAGACGCCGCGGGCCTTCGGCGACTGGTGCTCCAACACGGCCTCGAGCTACGGCTTCATGCTCGCCTACAACCAGTTCAGCAACAGCCCGGTGCTCAGCACGCTCGACGACGGCAGCTACCCGGGCACGGGGGGCGGCGGCCGCGTCGGCGCCCAGCGGCTGATCATCTACGAGACCGACGGGATGGCCAACCAGGGCTCCACGCCGTCCAACGGCTTCTACGCCGGCTCGTACTACGACAGCTATTACCGCATCCAGCCGGGGCAGCCGCTGGCGTCCGCGGGCTACAACCAGACGACCCTGCTCCAGACGATCCAGAACATCTGCAACGACAACAGCGGCAACCCGGTGACCGGCACCGGGATCACCCCGTTCACGCCCAATCAGGGCTATCCCGGCTTCGGGGCGCTGGGGAAGCCGGTCACCATCCATTGCCTGGCGTTCGGCGGCATCTTCGAGACCCCGTCGTCCACCCTGACCTCCTCCGTCTCCCTCCTCCAGAGCATCTCCGCCGTCGGCGGCACCGTCTTCCCCTCCAGCGCCAGCGACCCGACCAACGGCTTCAAGTGGTGCATCGGCACCCTCGATCAGCGGAAGGCGAAGCTCGTCACGGCCTTCCAGACGATCATGAACCTCCGCCCCGTGCCGATCACGCTCATCCGCTGA
- a CDS encoding efflux RND transporter periplasmic adaptor subunit produces the protein MPQETVDADLLEQTKTQIRKLVAEIADLAESDVQPAEFYVEFLNRAVAAVAASGGAFWLLDGRGGLRLQYQVEFAQTGLMDGRVATPPHDALLGCMIQASQAQIIPPGAVIEGVPQAYNPTGFALIIAPLIVDKQVVGLLEILLDPNRQAAQRKSTLRFVGDLCDLAGNYLKNRQMRQMMSQQRLWNQLEGFTHHVHGSLDLKETAYAVVNDGKRLVGCDRLSVALKISGRTMVEAVSGQEVVEQRSNLVRDLTKLCKVVIRSGEDLVYTGNTDGFAPDIRDALELYVDESGSKVVVITLLHKPDEEIPGDEKEGVAKEKVPYGALVAEQIGDEVAPTDMHARTEVVARHASTALWNATEHHKIFLKPVLKAIGSPWRIFRGRTLAKIVAAVAGVLLLIGALYFVPCTLTIEGRGSLLPEERRTLYAPLQGRVSEVLVEHGDIVKKGDVLCRLESKELEKELKKLIGDRDKARSQQLIAEAQEQRSTSSQAEQDAKFQIQSQLVEAMITSKTASQQIDIIQDQIDSLTIRAPQDGIITTWEVKKNLMGRPVDHGTELLQIAAIGGDSDWVLEVDVPDDDMAPIRSASSKLQKEIAAGTRPPSSALKAYFITATDPDHKYEGYVRRIAAKADTVEQKHVVKVTVGFDEGVRREFLSRNQELKPGSEVRARVDCGKTKLSYYLLRKVVQVWYESVMFRWPFLR, from the coding sequence ATGCCGCAAGAAACCGTGGATGCCGATCTGCTCGAGCAGACGAAGACCCAGATCCGCAAGCTGGTGGCCGAGATCGCCGACCTGGCGGAGTCGGACGTGCAGCCGGCGGAATTCTACGTGGAGTTCCTGAACCGGGCGGTCGCGGCGGTGGCCGCCTCCGGCGGCGCCTTCTGGCTGCTGGACGGGCGGGGCGGGCTCCGGCTCCAGTACCAGGTCGAGTTCGCCCAGACGGGCCTGATGGACGGCCGGGTCGCGACGCCGCCGCACGACGCGCTGCTCGGCTGCATGATCCAGGCCTCGCAGGCCCAGATCATCCCCCCGGGCGCCGTGATCGAGGGGGTGCCGCAGGCCTACAACCCGACCGGGTTCGCCCTGATCATCGCCCCGCTGATCGTGGACAAGCAGGTCGTGGGGCTCCTGGAGATCCTCCTGGATCCCAACCGCCAGGCGGCCCAGCGGAAGAGCACGCTCCGGTTCGTCGGCGACCTCTGCGACCTGGCCGGGAACTACCTCAAGAACCGCCAGATGCGGCAGATGATGTCGCAGCAGCGGCTCTGGAACCAGCTCGAGGGCTTCACGCACCACGTCCACGGCTCGCTCGACCTGAAGGAGACGGCCTACGCGGTGGTCAACGACGGCAAGCGGCTCGTCGGCTGCGACCGCCTGAGCGTGGCCCTGAAGATCTCCGGCCGGACGATGGTGGAGGCGGTGAGCGGCCAGGAGGTGGTCGAGCAGCGGTCCAACCTGGTCCGCGACCTGACGAAGCTGTGCAAGGTCGTGATCCGGTCGGGCGAGGACCTCGTCTACACGGGCAACACCGACGGCTTCGCCCCGGACATCCGCGACGCGCTGGAGCTGTACGTCGACGAGTCCGGGTCCAAGGTCGTCGTCATCACGCTCCTGCACAAGCCCGACGAGGAGATCCCCGGCGACGAGAAGGAGGGCGTGGCCAAGGAGAAGGTCCCCTACGGCGCCCTGGTCGCGGAGCAGATCGGCGACGAGGTGGCGCCGACGGACATGCACGCCCGGACGGAGGTCGTCGCCCGGCACGCCTCCACGGCCCTCTGGAACGCCACCGAGCACCACAAGATCTTCCTCAAGCCGGTCCTCAAGGCGATCGGCTCCCCCTGGCGGATCTTCCGGGGCCGGACGCTGGCGAAGATCGTGGCCGCGGTGGCGGGCGTCCTGCTCCTGATCGGGGCCCTCTACTTCGTCCCCTGCACGCTGACGATCGAGGGCCGCGGGTCGCTGTTGCCCGAGGAGCGGCGGACGCTCTACGCCCCGCTCCAGGGCCGGGTGAGCGAGGTCCTCGTCGAGCACGGCGACATCGTCAAGAAGGGCGACGTCCTCTGCCGGCTGGAGAGCAAGGAGCTGGAGAAGGAGCTGAAGAAGCTCATCGGCGACCGCGACAAGGCGAGGAGCCAGCAGCTCATCGCCGAGGCCCAGGAGCAGAGGTCGACCAGCAGCCAGGCGGAGCAGGACGCGAAGTTCCAGATCCAGTCCCAGCTCGTCGAGGCGATGATCACGTCCAAGACGGCCAGCCAGCAGATCGACATCATCCAGGACCAGATCGACAGCCTGACCATCCGCGCCCCCCAGGACGGCATCATCACGACCTGGGAGGTGAAGAAGAACCTGATGGGGAGACCCGTGGACCACGGCACCGAGCTGCTCCAGATCGCGGCCATCGGCGGCGACTCCGACTGGGTGCTGGAGGTGGACGTCCCCGACGACGACATGGCGCCCATCCGGTCGGCCAGCAGCAAGCTGCAGAAGGAGATCGCCGCCGGGACGAGGCCGCCCAGCTCGGCCCTGAAGGCGTACTTCATCACGGCGACCGACCCCGACCACAAGTACGAGGGCTACGTCCGGCGGATCGCCGCCAAGGCGGACACCGTCGAGCAGAAGCACGTGGTCAAGGTCACGGTGGGCTTCGACGAGGGCGTCCGCCGCGAGTTCCTCTCGAGGAACCAGGAGCTGAAGCCGGGCTCCGAGGTCCGCGCCCGGGTGGACTGCGGCAAGACGAAGCTCTCCTACTACCTGCTGCGCAAGGTCGTCCAGGTCTGGTACGAGTCGGTCATGTTCCGCTGGCCGTTCCTCCGCTGA
- a CDS encoding Lrp/AsnC family transcriptional regulator, whose protein sequence is MIDDVDCKILNHLQGDARISNAELARRVGMAPSGVLERVKKLEERGLIRGYEARLDARKLGSGLVAFAFVRSDDRVGGIESAEALAAIPEVQEVHHIAGEDCYLIKIRGRTWEALGRLLRRRSASSRRSAPPGRRS, encoded by the coding sequence ATGATCGACGACGTGGACTGCAAAATCCTGAATCATCTTCAGGGTGACGCCCGGATCTCCAATGCTGAGCTGGCCCGGCGTGTCGGCATGGCGCCCTCCGGCGTCCTCGAGCGGGTGAAGAAGCTCGAGGAGCGCGGGCTGATCCGCGGCTACGAGGCGCGACTGGACGCCCGCAAGCTCGGCTCCGGGCTCGTCGCCTTCGCCTTCGTCAGGTCGGACGACCGCGTCGGCGGGATCGAGTCGGCCGAGGCCCTGGCCGCCATCCCGGAGGTGCAGGAGGTCCACCACATCGCGGGCGAGGACTGCTACCTCATCAAGATCCGGGGGCGGACGTGGGAGGCGCTCGGGAGGCTGCTGCGGAGAAGGTCGGCGTCATCCCGTCGATCCGCTCCACCCGGACGACGATCGTGA